GGTTGATCGAATTGCGAGATCTGATAGGCTTTGGGTGAATCGGGGTAAAAGTAGTTTTTACGGTCAAACTTGCTGACATCAGCAATCGTACAATTCAGGGCCATCGCTGCCTTCATGGCGTAGTCTACCGCCTGACGATTCAGTACAGGCAGTACACCCGGATGTCCGAGACAGACCGGGCAGGTATGCGTATTCGGCGGAGCTCCAAAAGCTGTGGAGCAGCCACAGAAAATTTTGGAGTTGGTATGCAACTCCACGTGGACTTCAAGTCCAACGACCGTTTCATATTTAGATGCGGACATTTCTATATTCCTCCGTTCCGGGCAGTCTACAGCTGCGGACGCTGCTTGTGGAATTCTGTATTTTGTTCAAACGCATGCGCTACACGCAATACGGTTGTTTCATCAAAGGCTTTACCGATAATCTGCAGGCCAACAGGCAATCCATCCGAGAATCCACATGGAATGCTAACAGCAGGTACACCAGCAAGGTTAACCGGAATAGTCAAAATATCGTTCAGATACATCGTAAGTGGATCATCTACCTGTGAACCCAGTTTGAACGCCGTAGTTGGCGCAGTTGGTCCGATAATCACATCATATTTGGCAAATACATTGTCGAAATCCTGTTTGATCAATGTACGTACCTTCTGTGCTTTCAGATAATAGGCATCATAGTAACCCGAGCTGAGTGCATACGTTCCGAGCATGATACGTCGTTTCACTTCCGGACCAAAGCCTTGACTGCGGGACTGATGGTACAGATCCAACAAGTTATCCGGATTGTCAGCACGCACGCCATAACGTACACCATCAAATCGAGCCAAGTTGGAAGAAGCCTCTGAAGATGCCAGCAGGTAATACGTAGCCACCGCATATTCGGTATGCGGAAGGGATACTTCTTCCCATGTTGCCCCGAGCCCTTCAAGAACTTTCAATGCAGACAAAACTGTCTCTTTCACTTGTGGATCTACGCCTTCACCGATGTATTCTTTCGGAACGGCAATGCGAAGCCCTTTAACATCACCTGTCAGTCCACTCAAATAATCCGGGATCTCTACTTTTGCAGATGTCGAA
This Paenibacillus xylanexedens DNA region includes the following protein-coding sequences:
- the gatA gene encoding Asp-tRNA(Asn)/Glu-tRNA(Gln) amidotransferase subunit GatA, encoding MSLFEQSLPELHNKLHAKELSVSDLVDQAYQNIGAHDDKVKAYLALDEEQARARARQLDDRLVSGEEKGLLFGLPVGIKDNIVTNGLRTTCGSQFLRNFDPVYDATVVEKLKAADTVTIGKLNMDEFAMGGSNENSSFSPVRNPWALDRVPGGSSGGSAAAVAAGEAYFTLGSDTGGSIRQPASYCGVVGLKPTYGLVSRFGLVAFASSLDQIGPLTKNVEDSAYVLQAIAGYDAKDSTSAKVEIPDYLSGLTGDVKGLRIAVPKEYIGEGVDPQVKETVLSALKVLEGLGATWEEVSLPHTEYAVATYYLLASSEASSNLARFDGVRYGVRADNPDNLLDLYHQSRSQGFGPEVKRRIMLGTYALSSGYYDAYYLKAQKVRTLIKQDFDNVFAKYDVIIGPTAPTTAFKLGSQVDDPLTMYLNDILTIPVNLAGVPAVSIPCGFSDGLPVGLQIIGKAFDETTVLRVAHAFEQNTEFHKQRPQL